The nucleotide window ACATAAATAGATTTAATAGGGAGAAATGTATTGCTTGGTTCCAAAGTTATTCACAAATGACTTTCTCCTTATTCAGCATTATTCAGTAACTTGGCTTTTTATCATTTATTATGTATCATCTTTTACAACAGACTAAATAAAGGAAGGGGTAAGGCCTCTTGCTAGTTGCGTTTCAAACTAACCCCTGGATTTTCACTGCCTCGTTCAACATAGTCTAAAAACGTTTTTTGCTGACATGTTCTGTCCCTGCGTTGTCCAGCTCGGTGTTCAAGGGCTCGGCGGTCTGCGTCTACTCCATGGCTGACATCCGCATGGTCTTCAACGGACCCTTCGCCCACAAGGAGGGACCCAACTACCAGTGGGTGGCCTACAACGGGAAGATCCCCTACCCTCGGCCGGGCACGGTAGGCCTCACCCCTCAGGGACAAACCAACCAGCCAACCCAGCTACATGACCCCCAGCAACCTCCTTGCATGGAGTCAGACGCTAAACCACAAACTATCGGACCAAAACACAAGCAGAAATGGCTAAAGATCAACATGAAAAGATCTCAACAAAATGTAGATAGTTTCGAACCATACATTTTTCTTTCATAGCGATCCCTCATGAAatatgatgacgatgatgatgatgatgctgatgatgaagacgatgatgatgacgatgataataataataataatgacatcgACCCCTACAATTCCCTTGTGATCTTGCAGTGCCCCGGAGGAACGTTCACCCCCAACATGAAGTCCACCAAGGACTACCCGGACGAGGTCATCAACTTCATGAGGAACCACCCCACCATGTACAACGCCGTGTACCCGCTCCAcaagcgccccctggtggtgcgCACCAACGTGGACTACGagttcaccaccatcaccgtggACCAGGTGACCGCAGCCGACGGCAACTACGAGGTGCTCTTCCTGGGAACCGGTGAGTGTGTGGGCGGTGTGGACCGAAGGAGGTTCATCCCCGGGCTTGCGTGATGTGCTTGTCTGTGCTCGTTCAACCAATCGAACGGACTGTGTGCTTTGCTGGCCATTAGCTTGGGTTAAACATTGCTTTGTGCAAAACTtctgaggtggtggtggttgtggtggaggggggcagGATTTAAAGAGAAAGGGTGAGATAGGCTGGGGGGGATGGCGGATGGGAGGTTATTTTTCAGAAAGTGGTTTTGTTGGGATAACATCAATCCATCACCTTAATCCTGCCCACTAGGGCCAAGAGAGACGAAGTGTTTGTCCTAAAGCCTTAAACCTCTCTGTAGCGTGCAGGCCTCACACGTACAGCACACCGGCCCTCCTGTTGCTCCTGCTCCTTTGTCCCTCCTTGAATCgggtgggggtgtggaggggttgtggtagagggggagactaatgggcgcgcgtgtgtgtgtgtgtgtgtgtgtgtgtgtgtgtgtgtgtgtgtgtgtgtgtgtgcgtgtgtgtgtctgtgtgtgtgtgtgtgtggtggctgaGGAGCGTCCGTGGCACGTCCCAGCCGGAGGAATGTCTCTTCTATTCAGCGCACTGTCGGAGGCAGGCATTCAGCGGCGCGCCGGGGGGACGCGGCCCGAGTCATAATACCTCTCAGGTAGCCCCCCCAACGCCCGCGCCCGCTGGAATGCAGAGCGAAGCGGCCCAGCCatcaaacagaaaaaaatcTTGGTTCAAGGAGAGGTGGCCGACtggatcctctctctccccccccccccccccccccctcccccccagccacccagccacccaGAGAGGGGTGCCTGCAGAAGGGGTCCCGGCgtgaggtgggtgggtggagggggttggAGAGCAGGTGATGGGAGAGGTTTGTCACGGTGCTGACAGCGTTTCATGCGGAGATCCCTCTGTGTGAGGCGGGAGGCGTCGAAGCTGTCGAGCGGCGCTGTGAGTGTGAGGCAGAGACCACAGTGAGGAGGCCCCGATGAAGGGGCCCCTGACAGGGATAAGACCCACTGTGCAGGCCGCTGAGAGGGGATGGGCGCAGGCATGAGGGTGCAGGCATGCAGGAGGACGTAGATTAGCTGGCAGGCGGTTCCGGGATTACAGGCGGGTGTGAGTTGTagtcaggggtgtgtgtgtgtgtttgcatggctGACGGTACTGTGTAATGTGGTCCACAGACAAGGGGACGGTTCAGAAGGTGATAGTCCTGCCCAGGGATGACCAGATGACTGAGGAGCTggtcctggaggaggtggaggtgtttaaGGTAGGTTTCTCAGTCGGTTTGACATGGTTTTGTCTatatttctctctgtgtctctctctctgtctctctttctgtctctctctctctcattctctcactttctctctctttctctctctctcttcctctctttcacgGTCACTCTCTGTGCTCTACTTTTCATTTTCCTTTCATTCTCCCGTCGTCGtcgtctttcttcttcttctttccctGAAAtccttttttccccctctctccctcccattgtTTTTCTACACTCataatgactctctctctctctccctctctctctctctctctgtgtctcaagGTCCCCACGCCGATCACTACGATGAAGATATCATCCAAGAGGGTAAGCCTGCTCTGCTGAACACATTACCCCGACCGCAGCCACAGGCCGGCCTGTCTTCGCCAGGGATAGAAAGCAGGGCtacaagggggagggagaaagagatggcTATAGCGGTACAGGTGCAGAAGCCATCACTCCCCCCTGAGCCCCTCAAGGAACCATATGCATGTCTagggctggggagcggggagccaGAAGGGGAACATGGGAAAATACACGATCGTTGTTGGTGTTGTTTCCTTGTCTCTCTTGTTGATTACAACACTTGGCTCTTCTCGAAAACGGTGACATcatgagagagatggaagggggggggggggtcaggggggtgcTACCGCTGTGTGCAAGACTGTCAGGATGATGAATTTACAATTGCAGATCATAAAACACGACAGGGGTTGCAGCCAGAGGGTTATAAACATCAGCCTCCAAATGGAATCAGCTTCCAATATCCCTCCCCAGCCGTACAATCATTTGACCTCATTCCCATCCGGCTTATCCCACCGCCGTCCCTCCGATTGTCTGCGTTTCCCATAaccacacatgtatatataattGAGTACTGAGCTTGCCAACACCGCAGGACACCTTGAGCTATACTTCCCCGCCTATAAAACAGGCTCCTCCTAGCCTTCTCAGCTCCTCCCGAACACCATCCAAATTTTTAATTTTAGGCTGAATGTCCAACACAAGCGCGCTGCTGTCTCCACGCTCACCCCCCTGGTCTTCTGTGTTTTCCCCCCAAACAGCAACAGCTGTACGTGTCGTCGGTGGAGGGCGTGACCCACCTGGCGCTGCACCGCTGCGACGTGTACGGGGAGGCCTGTGCCGACTGCTGCCTGGCCCGGGACCCCTACTGCGCCTGGGACGGCAAGTCCTGCTCCCGCTACTCCGCCTCGCAGAAGAGGTAGGCACCAGACGCATGGCCCCGCCCTACACCAGCCCCGCCCCgataccctccctccctccgcccccccccgacTAAATCCCTAACTCACCGAGCCCACGTTGGGACCCCGACGACGGGATCTCTGGTCTGCCTGACGACGGGGGATTGACGTGGCTGGGCATGGCCTGAAGGGGAAGGAAGCCGGTCTGTTGTTAGGAACGGCGGTTTGCGCTGTTGGAATGGCATCCCATAATGTCTTTAGTGTGATGTTTGGACTGGGGGCTGTATTACACATACAATGTGAGCATGTGAAAAAAAGGTTAAACAGCAGGGGAAGTCATTTACCTTCAGAAATAACTTGattgtatctatatatatatatatatatatatatatatatatatatatatatatatatatatatatatatatatatatacatacatacaggaaACTGGCCTGCTGGAAAATATTCCATGGGATGGCTCGCTGAATGGCTTCATGTGTTTCTGGATGACTTTGAATGGCGTGCGGTTGCTTTATAATATTTTCTCTCCTTATTCGGCATCACTGGTCTGACCCCTCCAGACGGAGCCGTCGGCAGGATGTCAAGTACGGGAACCCCATCCGCCAGTGTCGCGGCTTCAACTCCAACGGTAACGGCAATGAACCGAGTGGCCCGAATAACAGTCGTCTGATAATGATACAACACACCATAACAAAAAGCATAACAGACATCTGATAATAATACAACAGCATAACAAAAAGCCCGCTCTTTTGTTAGCACCATTCAGGCATCTGTACATCACGTACAAGATGATAAAAATGATGTTTGACCATTGCCACAACTTTGCACGCCCAACTTTGCTCACTTTGCCACAACTTTGCGATGTAAGTGCAAGGTTGCCGTGGAGACGTCTCACTATTTTCGTCGTTGCATGTCCTTGTTGCAGTGAATAAGAACACGCTGGAGATGGTGCAGTACGGGGTGGAGGGCAGCAGCACCTTCCTGGAGTGCCAGGCGCGCTCCCCGCACGCCCTGGTCAAGTGGCACCTGCAGAGGGACAACAGCGACCGCAGGAAAGAGGTGAGCCCCAACGCCCCGCTGTGGGCCAGGGCCACTGGAGCccgaggggagggatgggggggggggggatatccaAGCTCAGCATGTACTCCTGGGCGGTGCGTTGGACGGATGAACAGCAGGCACTGCGCTAGTTGGCTAGGGAGTCCCAGAAGAAAGGTTCTTGGTCCCTCACCCAATGTACGTAGTCTATGGCGATCCTTCAGAGGGGCCCTTTGTGAATTCTCCGTTTTTAAGGGCGATACTGATCGGGGTTGTCAAAATAATTCTAATTTAGCACTTGGGCCTTTGTGAAAAGACATTTTGTAAAGTACATGTACGGCGAgacactgttattttgttcacaAAGTCAGAGCTGACCGACGCACATTGATACCGAAAGACGAGAGTGCTGTGTTGCCGAGGTTTATATTCGTGGCAGGTGCGCTGTTGCTTAATGCTCTTCGGCAGAAACCGTAAAACTAAGCTATTTGACAAATGACTTTGGTCACAGATATAACCAATGTCATTTGAAAGAGCTTGATGGTTTGATCACCCAGCCCGGTTTTGTCTGTTAAAGTGTTTCATGCCCCTGTGAGGGTGATGTAGTCGTATCAGAGGCTTGAATTGGGGTTCAGGGTAGTTTCTTAGACCTCGACTACACCTTCCCTCCATTGTCCTTCCATTGGTGTTTTTCCCTGTGTGCTCTTACAGAGATAGAAGGTTAATCATTATACATTATACCACTGAAAAACAACTAGTGCTTTAGGCTTTCAATCCACACACCTTTTAGACCAGCCCTTAGCTTCCCTGTCGTCACCAAACGGACAGTCAGCCATAGAAAGGCATCTCATAAACCGGATGACCCTGAGGCGCTGATTCTCGTTCCGTAGTAAATCTATGTGGTGTATGGCAGCCTGTCTCCTATTGACTGTTCAGTCCCTGAGGGCCGGTCCTGGGCTTGGCTGTGTTGATACGCAGCACGTCTCCTTCTGACCATAAATCTGTCGTCACCTTATCACAATCCTGCTTAGGGACGCACAAAAGAAACGAGAAGAGGGGGAAAAGAGGAGGCCGTGTTCAGGGTTGGATTCGGACGAAATGGATTGTCTCAGAGTTTGCGTGTTAAAGGAAGTGGCCAAAGAAGGCAGGTCCCACCGGTGCTGCGGTATCTAATAACCTGTCTggtgctgtcccccccccccccccccccccctctctttcccctcactacccccaccctcaccccaacccccctGCTCTGTCCTCCGCCGTCGGCCCCCTCCAGATGCGCTCCGACGGGAGGATCCTGAAGACGGAGCAGGGCCTGCTGCTGCGCTCCCTGCAGCCGTCCGACTCGGGCATGTACCAGTGCACCGGCACCGAGAAGAACTTCAAGCACACGCTGGTGAAGATGCAGCTGGTGGTGCTGTCGGGGCGGGCGGTGAACAACGTCCTGGTGGAGGGCGGGGGCGGCGCCGGGGGGGGCCCGGGGACGGCGCTCATGTCCCCCAACGTGGGCCCCAACGCGGGCCAGTACAAGGACCTGCTGACCATCCTGAGCCAGCCGGAGATGGGCCTGATCAACCAGTACTGCCAGGACTACTGGCAGCTGGGGGACCCGCTGCTGGGATCGCTCAAGGCCAAGGACCTGAAGGAGCTCAAGGAGCAGAAGAAGCCCCGCAACCGCCGGCACCACCGCGCCCAGGAgcagcgggcggggggggggcaggaggaggaggaggggggggaggaggaggacgggggcgGGGCGGTGGAGACATGAGGAGGcctttcccttctcctccctacaTGTGAATCCCAACCTGTCCCCGCCCCCTTGACCCCCatcacacaccctcccccccagcccgaCCCAACCTGTATAAAAGCAACAGACTCGATGACATTAGCAACGTGAAAAAATAAGAGATCAACTCGACACACCtggagaaaaagagaaacaggAAAAAGAAGCGTAGGAATAGAATCCCACAGCAACGCATCCCCGTCAACAGTAAGATATATGATACACAGtatttattgtaggttgtaTATAGTATCATTCTGTGGATTTTCTTTGTacttatagaaaaaaaaatacatgctcTTTATGTATAGTACCTTTTGGGGGcaaatattattgttattgttgacGTTAATTATATTGTTGCTGTTACTGTCATCCGAAACATCCCCTGCCTTCACTCACATCACGGACGATggtggctttttttttgtaaatgggCTGTCTGGTCTGTGGACCGTTGTGAGTGTACGACAACGAGAAGTCTCTAAGTATTGTGGGAACTGAACCTGGAGAGTCTGGGGTCGGCAGCTGggagctctctctcgctctctctccctctttctctctccctctctctaattctctctctctatctctctatctctctctctcgctctctctccctctatctctctctcttgctctctctcactctctctcgctctctctcgctctctctttctctctctctctctccctctctccctctctccctctatccctctctctctcgctctctcttgctctctctttctctctctctctctctctctctctctctccatctctctctctctctctctctctctctctctctctctctctctctctctctctctctctctctctctctctctctccatctctctttctctctctctctctctctctccctctctccctctctccctctctccctctctccctctatctctctctctctcgctctctcttgctctctctctctctctctctctctccatctctctctctctctctctctctctctctctctctctctctctctctctctctctctctctctctctctctctctctctccctctctccggctCCTTATTGTCTTTGACGCTGTGCCAGCGCTGAATAATCCGAAACCCTCCAGGAATTAGTGTGACCCGACGTCGTGACagttgagattttttttattttagcacAAGGGGATATGCAATGGATTCTTCGGgttaaagaggggggggggaataaatgCAACGTCTCCAAAGGTTTCCACATCTTTGGGCTTCTCATAGATTACGGGCATCTTCATCTTTATTTGTTGTTTCTATTTAGAACTGGATGAAAACATTTCAATCTCAATTGCAAGATTAAACTGTTCTTTAGCTCAAAAGATAGTTAGGCTATGTCGAAAAAAATTACATCACAATTGCAGACGGCCtggtattttttaataaatcagCTCTCAGCTTTGTCACATACATGCTTCACATTTACATCTACAAATTTGTACAAAGGGTATTACACTTCAAGCCAACAGAGGATTAGGAAGCAGACCATTTACAGTTCCTTAGCATTCATAAACATGTTCCGGTGGGACCAAGGTAAGCAGGAAATACCTTGGCAAGGTGCATTTTAAATAAAACCCAAACAAACTTCAATTTAGATAAGGATGAAAGCGGACCCGCATCTGGTTGTGGTGTTAGCTCTGAGCACTTAGCAGCTCTCCTTTACCTTTCAATTTCCATCCTTTGATGTTCATACGTTGGAAgaagaagataaaaaaaaatgcccaaacacacaaaaaagagcATTGTAACAAAGTTGTGTGACACTAACCAAAATATTGGGAAGCTGGCTTTTCATTGTGTGCATGAACCTGTATTTGTACTGTAATTCTGACGAGTCCTTATGTTATGTCTCTCTTTTACTGTTATTTTCTTAACGTGTACAGTATGGTCAAAAGTCAGCTCCGTTGtgcagaaaaaaagagaaaaggtaaaaataaataaaaaacacaagatgGTGGAGAAGATAATGCTTAAACTAAAGAGTCTCATCACAAACATACCTCTGTCCTAAAGTGAAGTGTGTTTATACAGATTGTGTTAAGGTACATACAGCTAATACTTTGGAACCCCTTGGTCCCCTAATGAGAAGAGAGGGCTGGGGTTCTGCAGAGTACTATATAAACACAGTATGGTTT belongs to Gadus morhua chromosome 13, gadMor3.0, whole genome shotgun sequence and includes:
- the sema3fb gene encoding semaphorin-3F isoform X3 — protein: MQLDALRTVQILLALAGFALGNQLIIDPLAAPRVTISFKELTATGTAQHFAYLLNTSDYRILRMDEDHDRMYVGSKDHILSLDLHDINKAPLIIHWPVSQQRRTECILSGKDTNGECGNFIRLIEPWNRTHLYVCGTGAYNPVCTYVNRGRKPQEYIFQLEPGKVDSGKGKCSYDPKLNSVSALINGELYAGVYIDFMGTDSAIFRTLGKQTAMRTDQYNSRWLNDPSFVRVQLIPDSAERNDDKLYFFFREKSSEMGQSPVTQSRIGRICLNDDGGHCCLVNKWSTFLKARLICSVPGADGMETHFDELRDVYIQPTQDTKNPVIYGVFSVSGSVFKGSAVCVYSMADIRMVFNGPFAHKEGPNYQWVAYNGKIPYPRPGTCPGGTFTPNMKSTKDYPDEVINFMRNHPTMYNAVYPLHKRPLVVRTNVDYEFTTITVDQVTAADGNYEVLFLGTDKGTVQKVIVLPRDDQMTEELVLEEVEVFKVPTPITTMKISSKRQQLYVSSVEGVTHLALHRCDVYGEACADCCLARDPYCAWDGKSCSRYSASQKRSDPSRRSRRQDVKYGNPIRQCRGFNSNVNKNTLEMVQYGVEGSSTFLECQARSPHALVKWHLQRDNSDRRKEMRSDGRILKTEQGLLLRSLQPSDSGMYQCTGTEKNFKHTLVKMQLVVLSGRAVNNVLVEGGGGAGGGPGTALMSPNVGPNAGQYKDLLTILSQPEMGLINQYCQDYWQLGDPLLGSLKAKDLKELKEQKKPRNRRHHRAQEQRAGGGQEEEEGGEEEDGGGAVET
- the sema3fb gene encoding semaphorin-3F isoform X4, encoding MQLDALRTVQILLALAGFALGNQLIIDPLAAPRVTISFKELTATGTAQHFAYLLNTSDYRILRMDEDHDRMYVGSKDHILSLDLHDINKAPLIIHWPVSQQRRTECILSGKDTNGECGNFIRLIEPWNRTHLYVCGTGAYNPVCTYVNRGRKPQEYIFQLEPGKVDSGKGKCSYDPKLNSVSALINGELYAGVYIDFMGTDSAIFRTLGKQTAMRTDQYNSRWLNDPSFVRVQLIPDSAERNDDKLYFFFREKSSEMGQSPVTQSRIGRICLNDDGGHCCLVNKWSTFLKARLICSVPGADGMETHFDELRDVYIQPTQDTKNPVIYGVFSVSGSVFKGSAVCVYSMADIRMVFNGPFAHKEGPNYQWVAYNGKIPYPRPGTCPGGTFTPNMKSTKDYPDEVINFMRNHPTMYNAVYPLHKRPLVVRTNVDYEFTTITVDQVTAADGNYEVLFLGTDKGTVQKVIVLPRDDQMTEELVLEEVEVFKVPTPITTMKISSKRQQLYVSSVEGVTHLALHRCDVYGEACADCCLARDPYCAWDGKSCSRYSASQKRRSRRQDVKYGNPIRQCRGFNSNVNKNTLEMVQYGVEGSSTFLECQARSPHALVKWHLQRDNSDRRKEMRSDGRILKTEQGLLLRSLQPSDSGMYQCTGTEKNFKHTLVKMQLVVLSGRAVNNVLVEGGGGAGGGPGTALMSPNVGPNAGQYKDLLTILSQPEMGLINQYCQDYWQLGDPLLGSLKAKDLKELKEQKKPRNRRHHRAQEQRAGGGQEEEEGGEEEDGGGAVET
- the sema3fb gene encoding semaphorin-3F isoform X2 codes for the protein MQLDALRTVQILLALAGFALGNQLIIDPLAAPRVTISFKELTATGTAQHFAYLLNTSDYRILRMDEDHDRMYVGSKDHILSLDLHDINKAPLIIHWPVSQQRRTECILSGKDTNGECGNFIRLIEPWNRTHLYVCGTGAYNPVCTYVNRGRKPQNAMHLQMPQAGGRNSRSAEATAVHETLGLKEYIFQLEPGKVDSGKGKCSYDPKLNSVSALINGELYAGVYIDFMGTDSAIFRTLGKQTAMRTDQYNSRWLNDPSFVRVQLIPDSAERNDDKLYFFFREKSSEMGQSPVTQSRIGRICLNDDGGHCCLVNKWSTFLKARLICSVPGADGMETHFDELRDVYIQPTQDTKNPVIYGVFSVSGSVFKGSAVCVYSMADIRMVFNGPFAHKEGPNYQWVAYNGKIPYPRPGTCPGGTFTPNMKSTKDYPDEVINFMRNHPTMYNAVYPLHKRPLVVRTNVDYEFTTITVDQVTAADGNYEVLFLGTDKGTVQKVIVLPRDDQMTEELVLEEVEVFKVPTPITTMKISSKRQQLYVSSVEGVTHLALHRCDVYGEACADCCLARDPYCAWDGKSCSRYSASQKRRSRRQDVKYGNPIRQCRGFNSNVNKNTLEMVQYGVEGSSTFLECQARSPHALVKWHLQRDNSDRRKEMRSDGRILKTEQGLLLRSLQPSDSGMYQCTGTEKNFKHTLVKMQLVVLSGRAVNNVLVEGGGGAGGGPGTALMSPNVGPNAGQYKDLLTILSQPEMGLINQYCQDYWQLGDPLLGSLKAKDLKELKEQKKPRNRRHHRAQEQRAGGGQEEEEGGEEEDGGGAVET
- the sema3fb gene encoding semaphorin-3F isoform X1, with amino-acid sequence MQLDALRTVQILLALAGFALGNQLIIDPLAAPRVTISFKELTATGTAQHFAYLLNTSDYRILRMDEDHDRMYVGSKDHILSLDLHDINKAPLIIHWPVSQQRRTECILSGKDTNGECGNFIRLIEPWNRTHLYVCGTGAYNPVCTYVNRGRKPQNAMHLQMPQAGGRNSRSAEATAVHETLGLKEYIFQLEPGKVDSGKGKCSYDPKLNSVSALINGELYAGVYIDFMGTDSAIFRTLGKQTAMRTDQYNSRWLNDPSFVRVQLIPDSAERNDDKLYFFFREKSSEMGQSPVTQSRIGRICLNDDGGHCCLVNKWSTFLKARLICSVPGADGMETHFDELRDVYIQPTQDTKNPVIYGVFSVSGSVFKGSAVCVYSMADIRMVFNGPFAHKEGPNYQWVAYNGKIPYPRPGTCPGGTFTPNMKSTKDYPDEVINFMRNHPTMYNAVYPLHKRPLVVRTNVDYEFTTITVDQVTAADGNYEVLFLGTDKGTVQKVIVLPRDDQMTEELVLEEVEVFKVPTPITTMKISSKRQQLYVSSVEGVTHLALHRCDVYGEACADCCLARDPYCAWDGKSCSRYSASQKRSDPSRRSRRQDVKYGNPIRQCRGFNSNVNKNTLEMVQYGVEGSSTFLECQARSPHALVKWHLQRDNSDRRKEMRSDGRILKTEQGLLLRSLQPSDSGMYQCTGTEKNFKHTLVKMQLVVLSGRAVNNVLVEGGGGAGGGPGTALMSPNVGPNAGQYKDLLTILSQPEMGLINQYCQDYWQLGDPLLGSLKAKDLKELKEQKKPRNRRHHRAQEQRAGGGQEEEEGGEEEDGGGAVET